A window from Nycticebus coucang isolate mNycCou1 chromosome X, mNycCou1.pri, whole genome shotgun sequence encodes these proteins:
- the LOC128577889 gene encoding LOW QUALITY PROTEIN: TAF5-like RNA polymerase II p300/CBP-associated factor-associated factor 65 kDa subunit 5L (The sequence of the model RefSeq protein was modified relative to this genomic sequence to represent the inferred CDS: inserted 1 base in 1 codon) produces the protein MKRVCSEQIQMAVSCYLKRQQYLGSDGPLKQGLQLSQTAEDMVAKRTVQSESGCANIVSAALCQAEPRQYEVQFGRLWDFLTDCDSQHSHEVMPLLYPLFVYLHLKRVQNSSKSTVESFYSRFHGMFLQNASQKDVTEKLQTTQTIQDNLSNLKLGAFLDNKYVFCLQEDSYHYLIRYLQSDNNTALCQVLTLHIRLDVQPARQXDYQLCASGSSSLRESNGLEPPDVASPILQNEAALEVLQENIKRVKDGPPSSITICFYAFYNTEQLLNTAEISPHSKLLAAGFDNTCIKLWSLPSKKLKSEPHQVDVSHIHLACDILEEEYDEDANASTDMKILRGHCGPVYSTRFLKDSSGLLSCSENMSIQYWDLGSFTNTVLYQGHAYPVWDLDISPYSLYFASGSHDRTARLWSFDRMYPLRIYAGHLADVDCVKFHPNSNYLATGSTDKTVWLWSTLRGNSVRLFRSHHGSVLFLAFSPNGKYLASAGEDQRLKLWDLNTGTLYKELRGHTDNITSLTFSSDSSLIASASMDNSVRVWDIRNTYRSVPADASSSELVGVYTRQMSSVLSVQFMACNLLLVTGITQENQEHYFFFFVGMDWHSGGRPSVAVLPQVETQSLTVKEHPAPLSFGPSFQAGPPSLSSPASKAWVGVGG, from the exons ATGAAACGAGTGTGCTCAGAGCAGATTCAGATGGCAGTGTCCTGCTACCTCAAACGCCAGCAATACTTGGGCTCAGATGGTCCCTTGAAGCAAGGGCTGCAGCTCTCACAGACTGCTGAGGACATGGTGGCCAAGCGAACAGTTCAGTCAGAATCTGGTTGTGCCAACATAGTCTCTGCAGCCCTTTGCCAGGCAGAGCCCCGTCAATACGAAGTACAGTTTGGACGACTGTGGGATTTTCTCACTGATTGTGATTCCCAGCACAGCCACGAAGTGATGCCTCTCCTCTATCCTCTCTTTGTCTACCTCCATCTCAAGCGGGTCCAAAACAGTTCCAAGAGCACAGTGGAAAGTTTTTACAGCCGCTTCCATGGAATGTTTCTGCAGAATGCTAGCCAGAAGGATGTCACTGAGAAGCTACAGACCACTCAGACCATCCAGGACAACCTGTCTAACTTGAAGCTGGGAGCATTCCTAGATAACAAGTATGTCTTCTGTCTCCAGGAAGACAGCTACCACTACCTTATCCGCTACCTCCAAAGTGACAACAATACTGCCCTGTGCCAAGTCCTTACCTTACATATTCGTCTCGATGTGCAACCTGCAAGAC CAGACTACCAGCTCTGTGCCAGTGGCAGCTCCTCTCTCAGAGAGAGCAATGGCTTAGAGCCTCCTGATGTGGCCAGCCCTATTCTACAGAATGAGGCTGCCCTGGAGGTCCTGCAGGAGAACATTAAGCGAGTCAAGGATGGACCTCCCTCCAGCATTACCATCTGTTTCTATGCCTTCTATAACACAGAGCAGCTGCTGAACACTGCAGAAATCTCCCCTCATAGCAAGCTGCTTGCTGCTGGGTTTGACAACACTTGCATAAAACTTTGGAGTTTACCATCCAAGAAGTTAAAATCAGAGCCCCATCAAGTAGACGTGTCCCACATTCACTTGGCTTGTGATATTCTGGAAGAGGAGTATGACGAGGATGCCAATGCCAGCACAGACATGAAGATACTGCGGGGACACTGTGGACCCGTGTACAGCACGAGGTTCCTCAAAGACAGTTCAGGCTTGCTCTCTTGTTCTGAGAACATGTCCATTCAATACTGGGACCTGGGGAGTTTCACCAACACTGTGTTGTACCAAGGACATGCCTACCCCGTGTGGGACCTAGACATCAGCCCATATAGTCTGTACTTTGCCAGTGGTTCACACGACCGCACCGCCAGGCTGTGGTCATTTGATCGGATGTATCCACTGAGGATATATGCAGGACACCTGGCAGATGTGGACTGTGTCAAATTCCACCCGAATTCAAACTACTTGGCTACAGGCTCCACCGACAAGACTGTGTGGCTGTGGAGCACCCTGCGGGGGAACTCGGTGAGACTCTTCAGAAGCCACCATGGCTCTGTGCTTTTTCTTGCCTTCTCTCCCAATGGTAAATACTTGGCGTCTGCAGGCGAAGACCAGCGATTGAAGCTGTGGGACTTGAACACTGGGACCCTTTATAAAGAACTGAGAGGCCACACAGACAACATCACCAGCCTCACCTTTAGTTCAGACAGCAGCTTAATCGCCTCTGCCTCCATGGACAACTCGGTACGAGTCTGGGACATCAGGAACACTTACCGCAGTGTGCCTGCTGACGCCTCCTCCAGCGAGCTTGTGGGTGTGTACACCAGGCAGATGAGCAGCGTCCTGAGTGTGCAGTTCATGGCCTGTAACCTTCTTCTGGTGACTGGAATTACACAAGAAAATCaggaacattatttttttttctttgttggaatgGACTGGCACAGTGGTGGAAGGCCTTCAGTTGCAGTCCTTCCACAAGTCGAGACTCAATCACTGACTGTGAAAGAACACCCTGCTCCTCTGTCTTTTGGGCCCTCATTCCAGGCAGGCCCTCCTTCACTCAGTTCCCCAGCATCAAAGGCCTGGGTTGgggttggaggctga